The Scytonema hofmannii PCC 7110 genome contains the following window.
CAGTTTTTAACAATTAGTTTGTGCTAAGTGTTTCAAGGTTCTCACGCCAAGTAAGCTTTTGCATCCCGCACTAATCAAGCGCCTGAAAATAATACCTCAATATCCCTAAAAAGTCAAGCTTTGGGTAAAGGTGTATCGGTTTCAATTTACAGTTTATAACCCCAAGCGACAATAATGGTCAAGGTACGGTGTGCGATAGCCATTTCGTACCCACAGTACTGGAAAAAAACTCTCATCTAGCGAAGTGTCTCCTACTCGTTGATAGCGACCATATATATAACCTCCACCAGAAGTATGGAAACGGACATCAGATCGTAGAAGATGAATACCAATACTGCGGCGGATGATATGTTCTGTTGTGTTGGCACCAGAGCCGTGCCAAATATGACCATGATGAAATACACAACTACCTGCTGGCACTTCGATAGGAATTATTTGAGGATTTTCAATACCTGCCAAAGCAGCTGCAGCAAGCATCTTGGCTTGGTAACCACCCTTTGGCGTATGAAAGTCTAGTGGTCTTGCAGTTAGTTTCCAATTATGTGAGCCTGGAACATATTCAATTGTGCCTGCGTTTGCCTGAGTGTCATCCAACGTAATCCAACAGGTAATTGTTTCTGAAGGAACAAGAAAATCCATGTAGGAGCTATCTTGATGCATTGCTATCGCTTTTGTTTGTGGAGGCTTCATCCAAATCGTGTCTTGTCCCAACCTAGCTCCGTTCCAACTCATGAGTAAAGCGGCTGCACGAGCAATATCTGCTGAAAGTACTAATTTTGCGATTGTGAGGTCGCTTTTCCAAGCGTTCGCCATGTGTCGAGTAATATCTGGTAAGCTCATTCCCTCTCGCCAATACCATTCATCTGGATAAACTCCTGTTTCAAATTCTCCACGAAACAATGGCTCGAAGCGATCGCGGAGTGCTTTTACCATAGTGGATTCCAACAAGTTTTCAATCACGAGGAATCCAGAATCTTGAAAGCTGCTCAACTCAACATTACCAAGAATGGATAACCTATCTTGTCGAAGTAGCATCGTTTTATCCCTCTCAAAATCCTCTATACTTTTTAAAAGTCTATTATTTAGATAACATTATTTTTTCTAAAACTCACAAAACCGAATTATATTTGGAACTTTAGAGATATGAGCAACTTAGACCGAATTGATCGCAAATTATTGCAGTTGTTACAGAATAATGGACGGCTTTCCAACAAAGAACTAGCAACACAGGTGGAGTTAGCTCCATCTACTTGTCTTGAGCGAATGCGACGGCTCTCTCAAGATGGGGTTATCAAGGGGATCCATGCAGATGTGGAAACTCAAGCATTAGGTATTGGGTTGCAAGCGATCTATTTTATTGAATTAACCAAACACCGACGAGAGGTAGTTGAAACTTTTCAGGCTGAAGTTTTGCAGATTCCAGAGGTGATTGCAATTTATCTGATTGCTGGACGATACGATTTTCTAGTGCACGTTGCTGTTCGAGACACGCAACATCTCAGAGATCTAGCTCTTGATACGTTTACAAATAGACCAGAAGTGACCCGCATCGAAACAGCTTTAATCTTTAACTATGCCCGCTGTTTTGAATTACCTAATTATCTCGAAGATGATCTGTAGTGACAGCAATTTAGCCGCATAACGTTCCGCTTCACCGCCGCGAACAACCTCTCAATCTCAACTTATCAATCATGGCAATAGTTCAAGATTCTGATCGCAGCTATTCTTGGTGTGACTCCAAAATCCCGCTACGAATCATTAATTGAGGCCAAATCAGCAAAAAAAATCCCATCCATACAATGATGGGTATACTGACAAGAAGAGTGAACCAGATAGTTCTAAATAATACCCAAATCCCACCAATTACAGTCACACCTGTCAGAAGAATAGACCATGGTTGACACCACCAAGGTTTGTATTTCCAAGGA
Protein-coding sequences here:
- a CDS encoding phytanoyl-CoA dioxygenase family protein encodes the protein MLLRQDRLSILGNVELSSFQDSGFLVIENLLESTMVKALRDRFEPLFRGEFETGVYPDEWYWREGMSLPDITRHMANAWKSDLTIAKLVLSADIARAAALLMSWNGARLGQDTIWMKPPQTKAIAMHQDSSYMDFLVPSETITCWITLDDTQANAGTIEYVPGSHNWKLTARPLDFHTPKGGYQAKMLAAAALAGIENPQIIPIEVPAGSCVFHHGHIWHGSGANTTEHIIRRSIGIHLLRSDVRFHTSGGGYIYGRYQRVGDTSLDESFFPVLWVRNGYRTPYLDHYCRLGL
- a CDS encoding Lrp/AsnC family transcriptional regulator, which codes for MSNLDRIDRKLLQLLQNNGRLSNKELATQVELAPSTCLERMRRLSQDGVIKGIHADVETQALGIGLQAIYFIELTKHRREVVETFQAEVLQIPEVIAIYLIAGRYDFLVHVAVRDTQHLRDLALDTFTNRPEVTRIETALIFNYARCFELPNYLEDDL
- a CDS encoding DUF6737 family protein; its protein translation is MSQKNSINPWKYKPWWCQPWSILLTGVTVIGGIWVLFRTIWFTLLVSIPIIVWMGFFLLIWPQLMIRSGILESHQE